CTTGCCCTCCTGCGCGGAGCGGTAGAGCGCTTCGATGATGCGCATGTCCGCGAGCCCTTCTTCGCCCGGCGTGTGCGGGACGATGTTCTCCTGCACGCAGCGCGAGAAGTGGTCCATCTCCCGGGCGAACTGGCTGGGCTGGCTGAAGCTGCGCTCCACCGTGTCGTCCGCCTTGGGGAAGGACTTGGACTTCATGCCCACGCGCAGGCGCAGGCCGCTGTAGGAGAAGCCGGGGTCCATGGAGGCCCAGCCGTCCGTGCCCATCAGCCGCAGGTCCTTCGTCTCGTGCGTGCTGTAGTGGCTGGTGCAGTGCGCCTGGAAGCCGGAGGGGAAGCGCAGGTGGAAGGCGAAGGACTCCTCCACCTCCTTGAAGCGTGGGTCGTTGGGGGTGCTGTAGCTGAAGCCCTGCACCTCCGTGGGCTCCTCGCCGCTGAAGTAGCGCGCGGCGGAGAGGCAGTAGATGCCCACGTCCGGCAGCGCGCCTCCGCCCGCCAGCGACTTCTTGTGACGCCACTGGTTGGGGTCGCCCTGGTTCTGGCCGTTGTTCGCGGTGAAGAGCTTGAGCGTGCCCAGTTCCTTGTTGCGCGCCATCTGGATGACCGCGCGGTGGTGCGGTTCGTACTGGAGGCGGTAGGCGATGCCCAGCTTGCGGTCCGCCTTCTTGCAGGCGTCGATCATCTGCTGGCACTCGGCCGAGGTGTTGGCCATGGGCTTCTCGCAGAAGACGTGCTTGCCCGCCTGCGCCGCGCGCACGGTGAACTCCGCGTGCATGCTGTTGGGCAGGACGATGTAGACGGCCTGCACTTCCGGGTTGTCTTTGATTTGATCGAACGACTTGTAGTCGTAGAGGGCCTTGTCGGCGACGCCGTACTGCTTCGCGATGGCTTGTGCCTTCGCTCGGTCACCGCTCACCAGCGCCACGAGCTTGCCTCGCTTCATCTGTCCGAAGGCGGGGAGGAGTTCTTCCAATGACAGGTGGCCCAGGCCGACGACGGCCCAGCCCACGCGCTCGGATTCGGGCTGCGGGTTGGGTGGGCCGGGGCGCTCGCGCTCCGTCTTGGCGTAGGTGTCCGGCAGCTTCACCTGCGGCGCGGTGGCGGCGAGCACCGGAGGCATCCATGCGCTCGCGGTGAGGAGTCCCCCCGTGGCTCCAAGCATGCGCCTGCGGGTCCACAGCCGGGGTGTGTCGTCCATCATTCGCGGGCCTCCTGGTGTCGGTGCTTGAAGCGGTTGGAATCCAAGCGCCGGATGGGACGAGAGGGGTGGGCTTCTCCTGGTCCGACGTGGGGGGCTGTTGGAAACAGGATCGAGGCGGCGTGTGCTTCCGCCCATGACGACCTCTCCTGAACAGCGCGGTGATGCCGCGTCCTTCTCCTCCTATTTCGCCGGCCGCGCTGTCGCCGAGCGCGGCTTCGTGTGGGGCGCCCCCGACGGAGCCCAGGCCCTGGCGGACGCGTCGGATGTGGTGATCCACCGGTGGGACGAACGTGGGCTGAAGGTGGCGTGCATGGTGAACCGCGCGCGGGACCCGGCGCGGCGCTTCGCCCTGACGCGTGAAGAGGTGACGGCGCTGGCCCTGCGCTGTCTCGATGCCGGCGCGGCGCGCTCTCCTGCGCGACGTGTGTCCATCGAAGTGTTCGAGCTGGGCACGCCGCCCACTCCCGAGGACCGGGCGCGGCTTTCACCGCTGCGCAGGGGCTCGGGCGCGGAGGGCGTCGACATCACTCCGTGGATCCTGGCCCCGTCCACTGGAGCCCTCTGGTCCGGAGCTCCGCTGGGTGGCTTCTTCGTCGGACGGCGCTTCTTCCAGGAGGTGATGCGCGGTTACTCCGCCGCGCACCGGTCTCCCGCGTAGCACGCGTCATGCGGAGCGTGGCCGGCTCCGGTCGTGGCTGGAAGGCGATGCGCGGTTACTCCGCCGCGCACCGGCCTCCCGCTTGAGGATGCGTCATGCGGAGGCGGGCTTGCTCCGGTCGTGGCTGGAAGGTGATGCGCGGTTGCTTCGCCGCGCACCGGCTTCCCGCTTGAGAATGCTTCAGGCGGAGGCGGGCTTGCTCCGGTCGTGGCTGGAGAAACGCCACGTGTCGGGGAGACCCCGCTCCTTTAGGAGCGCCTGGCACTTGGACAGCCGCGCCTCCACGTCGGGCGTGCGCGGGTCGAAGAGCAGGCCCGCCACTGTTCCGCTGTGCGCTACCTGGAGCCCCACCGCTCCGGAGGCCTCCATCACCTCCAGCAGCAGGTCGAAGTGGGGCTTGGGCAGGAAGCGCTGGTTGATGCGCGCGCTGGTCGTGGCCACCTCGCCCAGCAGCCGGTAGTCCCCCGTTGCTAGCGCCCGCTCCAGTGCGGCACGCAGGCGATGGAACTGCTCGATCTCCTCGCTGTCGTAGCGCGCGGGCGCGTGGGCCAGGGTGTCCACGCCCTTGCCACCAGGGTCCAGGTTGATGCTCACCACTCGCAGGTCGAGTACCTCTCCGCTGAAGCGTTGGAGCACCACGCCCTCGCGATGCGCGAAGATGAGCGCGCTGTTGCCGAAGATGGTGGAGTCCGACGCCGTCTCCGCCTTCACCGCCAGCCGCGCGGTGTCCTCCGGTGTCAGCGGCCGGTCCAACGCCGCGGACACGGCGCGGATGGTGGCCACCACGTCGCTCGTGGAGGAGCCCAGCCCCCATCCCACCGGGATGTTGCTGTGCACCACCAGATGCCCGCCGCGCGGCTCCACGCCTGCCCACTCCAAGGTGAGCGCGGCGGCCCTCGCCGCCTTGGTCTTCCACGTGGGCTCCACGGTGAGCCCCGTACCAGACGTGAGCTGGAAGCGCGCATCCGAGCGCAGCATGCCGCAGGGCAGCGACAGCAGGCCCCGATGCAGGCGCCCGTCCGCGTCGCGGAACACGCCTTGGAGCAGCTCACCATGGTGACCTACGGCTTCGCCCCGTCCCTCGGGGGAGAGCGCAGGGGCCGCTTCCACCACGGGCACGGCTGGGATGGCGGGCGCCGTGTCTGGAGTAGGTGCGCGGGCGGCAAGGGCTTCGCCGACGAGCTTCTCCAGGCGGTGGATGGTGCGGTGCTTGAGCAACTGCCGCAGGCCCAGCGTCACTCCGAACTGGTCGGTCATGCGCGCGAGCAACTGGAGGGCTCGCATGGAGTGCCCGCCCAGTTCGAAGAAGTCCGCGTGGATGCCCACGGTGGGCAGGCCCAGCACGTCCTTCCAGAGCTCCGCCAGCCGCTCCTGGAGCGGCGTCTGGGGCGCGACCATCGGCGCGGCGGGACCTTCGTCACCGAAGGCCGGGGGCAGGGCGCGCTCATCCACCTTGCCGCTGAGGTTGCGGCGCAGGCGCGAGACGAACTGGTAGCGCTCCGGCAGCATGTAGTCCGGCAGCGTCTTCGCGAGGAAGTTCTGGAGGCGGGCTCCGTCCAGGAGCTGCCACGCGGCGGATTCACCTTCCGCGTGCGGGTGCTCCATCCACACGCTTGGGTCGAAGTACTCGGCGACGCCCCGCTCCACGTCCACCGTCACCGGCTGCATGGTGCCCGGGAGCGCGTACTCGCCGGACGCGGTGAGCCGCTGGCCGCTCCACTGCTCCCACGAAGCCAGGTCCCCGCGGATGTACTGCGAGCGCGGCTCCACGTGGAGCATCCGGCCTCCCACGCGCTCGTGGATGCGCAGCCACGGGTCCTGGAGCTGTCCGTCCTCGCGGCGCGCGTGGCACCACTGTTCGAAGGACAGGTCCGGACGTGACGCCTTGCCCGTGGGCCGCACCGGGACGACCACCCGGCCCAGCCCGTGCGCGCGCGCCAGCACCTTGAAGCCCCGCAGGATGAGCGTGGCGAGTCCCCGGCCCAGGGCGTCCTCGGCCACCACGCCGGTGAGGATCATCAGCGTGTCGGCGGGCACGCCGCGCGCCGCGTCCTCGAAGCCCTGCCGCAGCCCCGCGTCCCAGCCCGCGGGCAGGCCCTCGCGCGTGCCGTCCCAACGGATGGGCAGCGCGTTGCCGGCGGCCACCACCGCGTCGTTCTCGTCGACGAGCGCGAACTGGTGCGCGGCGAACTCCTCCGCGAGCCTCGGCCAGAACTCGCGCAGGACCGTGTCCCCCGCGAAGAAGTCCGGCCACGCGCCCACGTGCAGGTCGTCCATGGCCCGCTTCAGCTCCGGACGCTGCGCGAGCGTGAACATGCGGTAGCGCAGGCCCTCGCCCTGGAGCGTGCTCGCGGCCTCGTGCAGCTCCACGGTGGCCACCAGGCCGTCGCCGCCGCCGGGCTTCTTCGCGTGCCGCACGATGCATCCCGCCACCGCCGGGTGCGCGGCGAGCCGGGATTCAATCTCCTCCAGCTCCACGCGGTTGCCGCGGACCTTCACCTGCTTGTCCACGCGGCCGATGAACTCGACGTCGCCCGCCTCGGTGTACCGGCCCAGGTCTCCGGTGCGATACATCCGCGCGCCCGGCTCCTGGCCGAAGGGGTCTGGCAGGAAGGCGCGAGCGGTGCGCGCCGGGTCGCCCAGGTAGCCGCGCGCGAGCCCCGGCGTGCTCACGTACAGCTCGCCGGTGACGCCGAAGGGCACGGGGCGCAGCGCTTCATCCAACAGGTATAGGCGCGTGTTGGCGATGGGCCGGCCCAGCGGGACGATGTCGCCGTCCACCGGCCGCGCGCAGTCGAAGCGGCTGGCGTCCACGGTGACCTCCGTGGGGCCGTAGTGGTTCGCCAGGCGGGTGGGGAACGTCGCGACGAACGCGTCGCGCAGCTCGCGCGGCAGGTACGCGCCGCCGGAGAGGACCCGCCGCAACGACGGCAGCTCCGGGATGCGCCCGGCACGCCGCGCGTCCACCAGCTCCCCCAGCATCAGGGGCACGCACTGGAACAGGGTGATGGACTCACGGCGCACCACCTCCGCCAGGTGCTGGGGCGAGCGGGCCGCGGCGTGCGGCGGAATCACCACGCGCGCGCCTACGGTCAGCGGCCAGTAGAGGTCCAGCACGAACGGGTCGAACGTGAACGAGGTGAGCAGCAGCACCGCGTCGCTCGCGTCCAGCGCGTAGTCCCGCTGGGTGGAGGCGACGACGTTGGCGATGCCCCGGTGCTCGATCTCGATGCCCTTCGGCACGCCCGTGGTGCCCGACGTGAACAGCACGTAGGCCAGGGCCCTGCCACCCAGCGAACCCTCCGGAGAAGTGGAGGGACGGGACGCCACGGCCGCGCTCTCCGCGTCCATGGAGAGCACCGCCAGCCCCGGGCGCTGGAGGCTGGTGGCCAGCGGCCCCTCGGTGATGAGCAGCCGGGCTCCGGCGGTGTCGAGCACCTGGGCCTGACGCTCCTCCGGATGCTCCGGGCTGACGGGCACGTACGCGGCGCCCGCCTTGAGCACGGCCAGCAGCGCGAGCACCAACCGCGGTGACGGCTCCAGGCGCACGCCGATCCGGTCCTCCGGACCCACGCCGTGGGCCCGCAGGTGGTGGGCCCAGCGGTTGGCCTCCTGGTCCAGCTGCCGGTACGTGAGGTGTCCGCCCTCCCAGGACAGCGCCACCGCGTCCGGCGTGCGCTCCACCTGCGCTTCGACCAAGCGGTGCACGCCGGTGTCCGCGTCGTAGGGCAGCGCCGTGTCGTTGAACGCGTGCAGCAGCCGCTGCTCCGACGTCGTGGACAGCATCCGGTAGTCCGCGAGCGCGCGGGTGGGGTCCGCCACCAGCTGTTCGACGAGCGAGAGGTACTGCTCCAGCATCCGCTCCGCGGTCGCGGCCTTGAACAGGTCGGTGTTGTAGTTGAGCCGGACGATGACGCCCTGGGCGACGTGGTCCACGATGTACGTGAGGTCGAACTTGGACGTCTCGCTCTCGGCGACCTCGATGCCGCGCAGGAACTCCAGCTGGAGCCCGTCGAAGCGGACCTCGTCGGCGAGCCGCAGCTTGTTGTTCTGCAACCCGTACATCACGGAGAAGAGCCGGTTGCGCGACAGGTCCGTGTCCGGGTTCAGCTCCTGGATGGCCAGCACGCTGGGGTAGACGTGGTGGTCATACGCCTCCGCCGCCGTCTGACGCGTGTCCTCCAAGAGCTGCTGGAAGGTCATGCCCGGCCGCACCGTGCAGCGCATGGGCAGCGCGGTGGCGAAGAGCCCCAGGAGCGGCGCCACGCGCTCGTCATCACGGTTGGCGATGGGCGTGCCCACCACGAAGTCCCGCTGTCCGCTCAGCCGGTGCAGCTGCGCGTGCAGCGCGGAGAGGAAGACGATGTTGAGCGTGGTGTGGTGCCTGCGGGCGAAGGCGTCGATGGCGGCGGCGCGCTCCTTCGGGATGACGCGGTGGACCTCCGCGCCGTTGAACGTCTGGAAGGCGGGGCGCGGGAAGTCGAGCGGCAGCTCCAGGGGTGGCGGGAGCGTGGCGAACTTCTGGAGCCAGTAGCGGCGCTGGGGCTCCAGGGCGCCGGAGGCCACTGCGTCGTGGATCCACGCGGCGTAGTCCACGTAGCCCAGCCGCAGCTCCGGCAGGCGCGGGGCTCGCGCGGCGCGGAGGGCGTTGTAGAGCTCGCTCAGCTCCCGCGCCAGGTTCATGGTGGAGGTCTCGTCCCAGATGATGTGGTGGACGAGGAAGAGGACGAGGAAGCGGCCGCCGGAGAAGTGCGCGAGCTTCACGTGGAACATCGGGCCGTTCTCGAAGTCGAGCGACATCCCGCTGTGCTGGCGCGCCAGCTTCTGCACCTCCGCGTGGAAGTCCGCGTCCGGGACGTCGCGCCGATCCAGGTACAGCGACTCACGGGTGACGGCCACGTGCGGGCGGACGAACTGCACGGGCTGGCCGTCCACGTAGCCGAAGTGCAGCCGGAAGATGTCGTGGCGGTCCACCAGCGTCTGCCAGGCGCGCGTGAAGGCGTCCAGGTCCAGGTCACCGGTGAGCACCAGGTCGCCGATGCACACGTTGTAGAACGGGCTGTCCGGCTCCAGCTCGTGCATGTACCACTCGGGGAACTGGTACGTGGCCAGCGGGTAGTGCGCCCGGGGCTCCAGCCTGCGCAGGGGCGGCAGCGCCACCGCCGGCGCGGCGCCGTCAGTGGGGGCGCTCCGCAAGGCCTCGATGCGCTGCGCGATGCGCGCCACCGTCTGGCCCTCGAAGAGGTCGCGCACGGACAGCTCCACGCCGGTGAGGGCGCGCAGCTTCGCGTTGGACTGGATGGCCACCAGCGAGTGCCCGCCGAGCGCGAAGAAGTTGTCCTCCGCGCCGACGCGGGGCAGGCCCAGCAGGTCCGCCCAGACGTCCGCGACCCGCTGTTCGAGCGGCGTGCGGGGCGCGACATAGGCGGTGAGCGACCCCAGGTCGCCCTCTCCCGGCGCGGGGAGCGCGTTGCGGTCCACCTTGCCGTTGGGCAACAGCGGCAGCGCATCCATCAGCACGAAGGCGGACGGCACCATGTAGTCCGCCAGCCGGCTGGACAGGTACTCCGCGAGCGCGGCCGGGGTG
The sequence above is drawn from the Corallococcus sp. NCRR genome and encodes:
- a CDS encoding non-ribosomal peptide synthetase, which produces MSSTHHRLSESPSEQREPPARNLAREDAPAAPSRELVAYVVPRQGQTAPTVEELRGFLKERLPESLIPQAWMLLESLPLTVNGKVDLRALPAPLRPQAAQAFLPPQGATEELIAGTWASLLRVPRVGRHDNFFELGGHSLLATQVMSRLNSALGTELPLRILFESATVAGLAARVDSARAEASGEALPPLVPAPRDSPLPLSFAQQRLWFLDQLEPGLTAYNVAGAVRLLGPLDVQAMAKSLQALVQRHETLRTTFALVDGQPVQRVHPTVEVPVHVETLSGASEDAVRQRVEEEARRPFDLATGPLLRARLLDLGGMEHVLLVTMHHIISDGWSISVFVRELAAFYGAFTSGQHAALAPLAVQYGDFSVWQRQWMRGERLDAQLAYWKQQLAGAPPSLELPTDRPRPAAQRYRGARHAWKLGRALTDALQQLSRRQDVTLFMTLLAGFNALLGRYARTEDVVIGSAIANRGHVETEGLIGFFVNTLALRTDLSGDPRFVELLARVRQTTLGAYAHQDVPFEKLVEALQLPRDLSRPPLFQVMFALQNMPPPRLELDGLTLTPVDVETGSAQFDLTLSLTEDKDGLVAWFEYNTDLFDAATVQRLAGHYQTLLEGAAKDPRQRLSRLPLLTPAENQRQLLDWNRTDVPWRRDECFHEVFEAQVDRTPDAIAATCEGRSLTYRELDVRANRLAHHLLSAGVSTDRIVALFLDRELEFLIAMLAVWKAGGAYVPIDPALPRHRLRSVVEQSQCVMLLTEERHLADARDIASGRLVARVTELLEQDAPWTRPDVHVPPEALAYVIFTSGSTGMPKGVMIEQVGMLNHLRAKQHTLGITAKDVVAEIATPSFDVSVWQFVCALLVGARTAIFKDESAWEPVQLLARMRDERVTVLETVPTHMRIMLEEMEANPGRYDLSGMRWFIVNGEPLLPELCARWFKLWPGVPMVNAYGATEVSDDSAHYPMLSAPSMHWASLPINGTLPNLQAYILDTFLQPVPIGVAGEMYIGGVGVGRGYLGDPFKTARSFVPDPFATEPGQRLYRTGDLVRFLEDGSIEVLGRIDHQVKIRGFRIEIGEVESALAQHPGLRDSVVIARGDKGHAKRLVAYAVLKEPEAVTPAALAEYLSSRLADYMVPSAFVLMDALPLLPNGKVDRNALPAPGEGDLGSLTAYVAPRTPLEQRVADVWADLLGLPRVGAEDNFFALGGHSLVAIQSNAKLRALTGVELSVRDLFEGQTVARIAQRIEALRSAPTDGAAPAVALPPLRRLEPRAHYPLATYQFPEWYMHELEPDSPFYNVCIGDLVLTGDLDLDAFTRAWQTLVDRHDIFRLHFGYVDGQPVQFVRPHVAVTRESLYLDRRDVPDADFHAEVQKLARQHSGMSLDFENGPMFHVKLAHFSGGRFLVLFLVHHIIWDETSTMNLARELSELYNALRAARAPRLPELRLGYVDYAAWIHDAVASGALEPQRRYWLQKFATLPPPLELPLDFPRPAFQTFNGAEVHRVIPKERAAAIDAFARRHHTTLNIVFLSALHAQLHRLSGQRDFVVGTPIANRDDERVAPLLGLFATALPMRCTVRPGMTFQQLLEDTRQTAAEAYDHHVYPSVLAIQELNPDTDLSRNRLFSVMYGLQNNKLRLADEVRFDGLQLEFLRGIEVAESETSKFDLTYIVDHVAQGVIVRLNYNTDLFKAATAERMLEQYLSLVEQLVADPTRALADYRMLSTTSEQRLLHAFNDTALPYDADTGVHRLVEAQVERTPDAVALSWEGGHLTYRQLDQEANRWAHHLRAHGVGPEDRIGVRLEPSPRLVLALLAVLKAGAAYVPVSPEHPEERQAQVLDTAGARLLITEGPLATSLQRPGLAVLSMDAESAAVASRPSTSPEGSLGGRALAYVLFTSGTTGVPKGIEIEHRGIANVVASTQRDYALDASDAVLLLTSFTFDPFVLDLYWPLTVGARVVIPPHAAARSPQHLAEVVRRESITLFQCVPLMLGELVDARRAGRIPELPSLRRVLSGGAYLPRELRDAFVATFPTRLANHYGPTEVTVDASRFDCARPVDGDIVPLGRPIANTRLYLLDEALRPVPFGVTGELYVSTPGLARGYLGDPARTARAFLPDPFGQEPGARMYRTGDLGRYTEAGDVEFIGRVDKQVKVRGNRVELEEIESRLAAHPAVAGCIVRHAKKPGGGDGLVATVELHEAASTLQGEGLRYRMFTLAQRPELKRAMDDLHVGAWPDFFAGDTVLREFWPRLAEEFAAHQFALVDENDAVVAAGNALPIRWDGTREGLPAGWDAGLRQGFEDAARGVPADTLMILTGVVAEDALGRGLATLILRGFKVLARAHGLGRVVVPVRPTGKASRPDLSFEQWCHARREDGQLQDPWLRIHERVGGRMLHVEPRSQYIRGDLASWEQWSGQRLTASGEYALPGTMQPVTVDVERGVAEYFDPSVWMEHPHAEGESAAWQLLDGARLQNFLAKTLPDYMLPERYQFVSRLRRNLSGKVDERALPPAFGDEGPAAPMVAPQTPLQERLAELWKDVLGLPTVGIHADFFELGGHSMRALQLLARMTDQFGVTLGLRQLLKHRTIHRLEKLVGEALAARAPTPDTAPAIPAVPVVEAAPALSPEGRGEAVGHHGELLQGVFRDADGRLHRGLLSLPCGMLRSDARFQLTSGTGLTVEPTWKTKAARAAALTLEWAGVEPRGGHLVVHSNIPVGWGLGSSTSDVVATIRAVSAALDRPLTPEDTARLAVKAETASDSTIFGNSALIFAHREGVVLQRFSGEVLDLRVVSINLDPGGKGVDTLAHAPARYDSEEIEQFHRLRAALERALATGDYRLLGEVATTSARINQRFLPKPHFDLLLEVMEASGAVGLQVAHSGTVAGLLFDPRTPDVEARLSKCQALLKERGLPDTWRFSSHDRSKPASA
- a CDS encoding Gfo/Idh/MocA family protein, which encodes MMDDTPRLWTRRRMLGATGGLLTASAWMPPVLAATAPQVKLPDTYAKTERERPGPPNPQPESERVGWAVVGLGHLSLEELLPAFGQMKRGKLVALVSGDRAKAQAIAKQYGVADKALYDYKSFDQIKDNPEVQAVYIVLPNSMHAEFTVRAAQAGKHVFCEKPMANTSAECQQMIDACKKADRKLGIAYRLQYEPHHRAVIQMARNKELGTLKLFTANNGQNQGDPNQWRHKKSLAGGGALPDVGIYCLSAARYFSGEEPTEVQGFSYSTPNDPRFKEVEESFAFHLRFPSGFQAHCTSHYSTHETKDLRLMGTDGWASMDPGFSYSGLRLRVGMKSKSFPKADDTVERSFSQPSQFAREMDHFSRCVQENIVPHTPGEEGLADMRIIEALYRSAQEGKAVKLEAAKKLDAFRGPPPKEES